DNA sequence from the Osmia lignaria lignaria isolate PbOS001 chromosome 2, iyOsmLign1, whole genome shotgun sequence genome:
ATCCTGGtggttattttgtaataaatgggCAGGAAAAAGTAATACTAATACAGGAACAAATGCTTAGAAACAGAATCATTTTAGAAGAAGATAATAAAGGATGTATTGTTGCTTCTTGTAACAGTTCCACTCatgaaagaaaaacgaaaactAATATTATCGGCAAAGGTGGACGATATTATATGAGAcataatatttttcaagatgTAAGTGAtttttgtatataaataattttatgaaatattcttaAGTATATTTTTTTACTTCTTATGTTGTAAGGATATACCTGtaacaataatatttaaagcAATGGGAATTGTAAGTGATCAGGAAATTATGCAACTTATTGGTACAGAAgaagaatttatgaaaaaattcgCACCTAGTTTAGAGGAATGTCATGTATTAAATGTGTTTGCTCAAAATCAAGCATTAaggtaataatatattaattaacaattggctAATATGAATtggtattaattaaatatgctGTTTCAGATTTCTGAGTAataaaaggaaacagaaaagatTCTCAGTTATAAAATCTAGTGTTACAGATGAAATGAAAGATATATTAGCAACCAACGTTTTGTCACACGTTCCTGTTAGTAGCTTAGAAATATTTGCTACTATAGCATAATGTTAAACtagatattaatatataattacatGTTACAGGTTgtagattttaattttaaaatgaaagcAACTTACATTGCTTTAATGATTCGTAAAGTCATGAAAGCACAGTGTGATGGAAAACTGGTAGATGATAGAGATTATTATGGTAATAAACGTTTAGAACTGGCTGGTTCATTATTGTCTTTGATGtttgaagatttatttaaaagatttAACTGGGAGGTAAAGTAATACATAATAGTAACAGATAATTTCTATTAATAGggtgataattttaaatattgtatttgCAGTTAAAGCAAATTGCAGACAAAAATATACCAAAAATTAAAGCTGCACAGTTTGATATTGTAAAACACATGAGACAGGATCAAATTACCAATGGATTGGCTTTTGCTATATCGTCTGTAAGTAATgaatacaattaattatttaaaataaaataaaagtttacgTAAACATTGTCCTATATCTATAGGGTAATTGGACTATTAAACGATTTAAAATGGAACGTCATGGAGTCACTCAAGTATTATCTAGACTTTCTTATATTTCGGCACTTGGTATGATGACGCGAGTTAATTCCCAATTTGAGAAAACAAGAAAAGTATCTGGTCCTCGATCGTTACAGCCATCACAATGGGGAATGTTATGCCCTAGTGATACTCCTGAAGGAGAAGTTAGTACTGTTGCAACTAAGTTATCTATACAGATTACCACgttatttaaagtaattaacatttctataaacattttgataGGGTTGTGGTTTAGTAAAAAATTTGGCTCTTATGACACATATTACTACAGAAATTGATGAAGAGCCAATTATAAGATTAGCATTTAATTTGGGAGTAGAAAATGTTAATATCCTCGGTGgagaagaaattaataataaagacGTTTACATGGTTTTCCTAAATGGTAATATTTTGGGTATCGTAAAAAACTACCAGAGGTTGGTTAATGTGTTTAGACTACTGCGCAGAAAAGGTCTCATAAATGGCTTTGTTTCTATATACACCCAACATCAACATAGGTaatatttgcataaaaattatattgcatacaatattataattctgtataatatttttgacatttaatttgtttttagatgtatTCAAATTAGTTCTGATGGAGGACGATTGTGCAGACCATATATTATTGTACAAAATGGCGAACCGCTTATACAAGAGGAACATATAAAATTACTTGAACAAGGGGTAAGATGTTTCGAAGATTTTTTACACGATGGTTAGTACATTTGAAAATACGTTTAATCGAATCTTGTTCACGTGTATCTACCACTAGCATTGTACCATTAACAGGTTTAATTGAGTACTTGGATGTAAATGAAGAAAACGATAGCTCCATCGCATTTAATGAATCGCATATCAATGAAAAGACAACTCATTTAGAAATCGAACCATTTACGTTACTTGGAGTTTGTGCGGGATTAGTACCCTACCCACATCACAATCAAAGTCCAAGGAATACTTATCAATGCGCTATGGGGAAACAAGCAATGGGAACTATCGGTTACAATCAACGCAATCGTATCGATACATTGATGTATAATCTAGTATATCCTCAAGCACCTATGGTGAAATCTAGAACAATAGAGCTGACCAATTTCGATAAATTACCTGCCGGTCAAAATGCAATAGTAGCTGTTATGTCTTATAGCGGCTACGATATTGAAGATGCTCTCATTTTAAATAAAGCCTCGATTGATAGAGGATACGGACGATGTTTAATTTATCGAAATGcaaaatgtacattaaaaagaTATGCTAATCAAACGTATGATCGAATAATGGGTCCTTTGATTGATTCAAATACGAAAAAATCTGTTTGGAAACACGATGTTATCGATAGCGATGGAATTGCTGCACCTGGAGAAATGGTGGAAAACCGAAAGGTgatggtaaataaatcatcacCTTCTGCAAATATTGGACCAGTGAATTCTGGCAATGTTCAGACGCAAACAGAATATAAAGATGTTCCAGTTGTTTTTAAAGGTCCTGTTCCTGCATACGTTGAAAAAGTTATGATTTCTAGTAACGCGGAAGatgcatttttaattaaattattattaagacAAACTCGAAGGCCTGAGATAGGCGACAAATTTAGCAGTCGTCACGGACAAAAGGGTGTGACCggtatgtattttaatttttcgttaCTTAATCTCATAAACATGTTTCATCATTTCTCCATCTATGTATATAGGATTAATCGTGGAACAAGAAGATATGCCATTTAACGATTATGGGATCTGTCCTGACATGATCATGAATCCGCACGGTTTTCCTTCACGTATGACAGTTGGAAAACTGATAGAATTACTTGCAGGAAAAGCTGGCGTTATAAAAGGAGAATTTCACTATGGCACAGGTATatttatacattcattttttttcttcataatATTTGGCGTAACAACACTTCATAAAAATGACTTTTATTTAGCATTTGGAGGTTCGAAAGTGGAAGACGTTTGCGAAGAATTGATAAAGCATGGTTATAATTATTTGGgcaaagatttattttattccgGTATTACTGGAGAACCATTACAAGCATATATTTACTCTGGTCCGGTAAGTCAGAGTATTTTTATATTCGTATATCAATTCCATTTTACGTTATTCTActgatatatttaattatataaccaTAGGtatattatcaaaaattaaaacacaT
Encoded proteins:
- the RpIII128 gene encoding RNA polymerase III subunit RpIII128, with the translated sequence MGEMKINIHDGIKSEQKYNKVVKHIKDKWKLVPAFLKGKGLVKQHIDSFNYFINIEIKKIVKANEKVLSDADPLFYVKYLNVHVGSPDVEEGFNVTRPTTPHECRLRDLNYSAPITVDIEYIRGHQPIIRNNLLIGRMPIMLRSSNCVLTGKSHFELAKMNECPHDPGGYFVINGQEKVILIQEQMLRNRIILEEDNKGCIVASCNSSTHERKTKTNIIGKGGRYYMRHNIFQDDIPVTIIFKAMGIVSDQEIMQLIGTEEEFMKKFAPSLEECHVLNVFAQNQALRFLSNKRKQKRFSVIKSSVTDEMKDILATNVLSHVPVVDFNFKMKATYIALMIRKVMKAQCDGKLVDDRDYYGNKRLELAGSLLSLMFEDLFKRFNWELKQIADKNIPKIKAAQFDIVKHMRQDQITNGLAFAISSGNWTIKRFKMERHGVTQVLSRLSYISALGMMTRVNSQFEKTRKVSGPRSLQPSQWGMLCPSDTPEGEGCGLVKNLALMTHITTEIDEEPIIRLAFNLGVENVNILGGEEINNKDVYMVFLNGNILGIVKNYQRLVNVFRLLRRKGLINGFVSIYTQHQHRCIQISSDGGRLCRPYIIVQNGEPLIQEEHIKLLEQGVRCFEDFLHDGLIEYLDVNEENDSSIAFNESHINEKTTHLEIEPFTLLGVCAGLVPYPHHNQSPRNTYQCAMGKQAMGTIGYNQRNRIDTLMYNLVYPQAPMVKSRTIELTNFDKLPAGQNAIVAVMSYSGYDIEDALILNKASIDRGYGRCLIYRNAKCTLKRYANQTYDRIMGPLIDSNTKKSVWKHDVIDSDGIAAPGEMVENRKVMVNKSSPSANIGPVNSGNVQTQTEYKDVPVVFKGPVPAYVEKVMISSNAEDAFLIKLLLRQTRRPEIGDKFSSRHGQKGVTGLIVEQEDMPFNDYGICPDMIMNPHGFPSRMTVGKLIELLAGKAGVIKGEFHYGTAFGGSKVEDVCEELIKHGYNYLGKDLFYSGITGEPLQAYIYSGPVYYQKLKHMVQDKMHARSRGPRAVLTRQPTEGRAKEGGLRLGEMERDCLIGYGASMMLIERLMISSDAFDIDICNKCGLMAYSGWCHSCRSSSCVSTISMPYACKLLFQELQSMNIVPRLTLKNYCE